A region from the uncultured Holophaga sp. genome encodes:
- a CDS encoding RsmE family RNA methyltransferase has translation MSTPRLFLETQQAAEGGSSIPLDGAQARHLQVLRLKVGDALELVLSSGLWRADLAELHKDRALARLVAPLDEDREAPFPILACLPIPAQLSLLDEMLPPLVELGVTSFQPVIYARSQYDARKTQARMERWQKLILAAAEQSHRSRLPLLANPIPLTALLDLDCPRKWVAYELPTGEQNPEPGPGPIAFTSGPEGGITDQEFEGLRQAGWQPLSFGKSILRAVTAPVALAGAVRLGM, from the coding sequence ATGAGTACCCCCCGACTCTTCCTTGAGACCCAGCAGGCCGCGGAGGGCGGCTCAAGCATCCCCCTCGATGGCGCCCAGGCCCGCCACCTGCAGGTGCTCCGCCTCAAGGTGGGGGATGCCCTGGAGCTGGTCCTCTCCTCAGGCCTCTGGCGGGCGGACCTCGCCGAACTGCACAAGGACCGGGCCCTGGCCCGCCTCGTGGCCCCCCTGGACGAAGACCGGGAGGCCCCCTTCCCCATCCTCGCCTGTCTGCCCATCCCGGCCCAGCTGAGCCTACTGGACGAGATGCTGCCTCCCCTCGTAGAACTGGGTGTGACGAGCTTCCAGCCGGTGATCTACGCCCGCAGCCAGTACGATGCCCGCAAGACCCAGGCCCGCATGGAGCGCTGGCAGAAGCTCATCCTGGCCGCCGCCGAACAGAGCCACCGCTCCCGCCTGCCCCTGCTGGCCAATCCCATCCCCCTGACAGCCCTCCTGGACCTGGACTGCCCCCGCAAGTGGGTGGCCTACGAGCTGCCCACAGGAGAGCAGAATCCCGAGCCCGGGCCCGGGCCCATCGCCTTCACCAGCGGACCCGAAGGGGGCATCACGGATCAGGAGTTCGAAGGGCTCCGTCAGGCAGGCTGGCAGCCCCTCAGCTTCGGCAAGTCCATCCTCCGGGCCGTCACCGCCCCCGTGGCCCTGGCGGGGGCCGTGCGGCTGGGGATGTAG
- a CDS encoding TerC family protein: MLHALGSSAPWWAWLGFHLLVFLLLALDLGVFNRKVHAPSAKEAGLWSAVWIGIALAFNGLVFHFLGVQRGAEWFTGYILEKSLSVDNLFVFVMLFGAFKVELKHQHRILYWGILGALLMRAVMILTGTALLNRFEWMMYVFGAFLIYTGLHMGFAEEKESDPLDNAMVRFFKRILPLDPEGGYQHFTVVREGRRLFTPMLLVLLVVEGTDLVFAVDSIPAVLAVTRDPFTVYTSNIFAILGLRSLYFLLAKMMDRFHRLKGGLAVVLTFVGVKMCISHWYHIPILLSLVFIAAVLGGCIIASLAWPHEHSEEP; the protein is encoded by the coding sequence TTGCTGCACGCCCTTGGATCATCGGCACCCTGGTGGGCCTGGCTGGGTTTCCATCTCCTGGTTTTTCTGCTCCTGGCGCTGGACCTGGGGGTCTTCAACCGGAAGGTCCATGCTCCCAGTGCAAAGGAGGCAGGGCTCTGGAGTGCGGTCTGGATCGGCATCGCCCTGGCGTTCAACGGCCTGGTCTTCCACTTCCTGGGGGTCCAGCGGGGAGCCGAGTGGTTCACGGGCTACATCCTGGAGAAGAGCCTCAGTGTGGACAACCTCTTTGTCTTCGTGATGCTCTTCGGGGCCTTCAAGGTGGAGTTGAAGCACCAGCACCGCATCCTCTACTGGGGCATCCTCGGTGCGCTCCTCATGCGGGCGGTGATGATCCTGACCGGAACGGCCCTCCTGAACCGCTTCGAGTGGATGATGTATGTCTTCGGGGCCTTCCTGATCTACACCGGGCTTCATATGGGCTTTGCGGAGGAGAAGGAATCGGACCCCTTGGACAATGCCATGGTGCGCTTCTTCAAACGGATCCTGCCGTTGGATCCCGAGGGGGGCTACCAGCACTTCACGGTAGTCCGCGAGGGGCGGCGCCTTTTCACGCCCATGCTCCTGGTGCTCCTGGTGGTGGAGGGTACGGATCTGGTGTTCGCGGTGGACTCGATCCCTGCCGTGCTGGCGGTGACCCGCGATCCCTTCACGGTCTACACCTCCAACATCTTCGCCATCCTGGGCCTGCGCAGCCTCTACTTCCTGCTGGCCAAGATGATGGACCGCTTCCACCGCCTCAAGGGTGGGCTCGCGGTGGTCCTCACCTTCGTGGGGGTCAAGATGTGCATCTCGCACTGGTACCATATCCCCATCCTGCTCTCCCTGGTCTTCATCGCTGCGGTCCTGGGGGGCTGCATCATCGCCAGCCTGGCCTGGCCTCACGAACACTCCGAGGAACCCTGA